The following coding sequences lie in one Globicephala melas chromosome 15, mGloMel1.2, whole genome shotgun sequence genomic window:
- the SRCAP gene encoding helicase SRCAP isoform X3, protein MQSSPSPAHPQLPILQTQMVSDGMTGSNPVSPASSSSPASSGAGGISPQHIAQDSSLDGPPGPPDGATVPLEGLSLPQAADLANKGPKWEKSHAEIAEQAKHEAEIETRIAELRKEGFWSLKRLPKVPEPPRPKGHWDYLCEEMQWLSADFAQERRWKRGVARKVVRMVIRHHEEQRQKEERARREEQAKLRRIASTMAKDVRQFWSNVEKVVQFKQQSRLEEKRKKALDLHLDFIVGQTEKYSDLLSQSLNQPLTSSKAGSSPCLGSSSAASSPPPPVSRMDDEDGDFQPQEEEEEDDEETIEVEEQQEGNDAETQRREIELLRREGELPLEELLRSLPPQLLGGPSSPSRTPSSHDSDTRDGPEEGGEEESSQVLKVKPPPSSVTQRNKQPWHPDEDDEEFAANEDEAEDEEDTIAAEEQLEGEVDHAMELSELAREGELSVEELLQQYAGAYASDASAPGSGSSEEEDEDEVEANSSDCEPEGATEAEEATQEDSSSQSDSAEEQSEDEEDEHSEEEETSGSSESEESESEESEESQSQSQADEEEEEDDDFGVEYLLARDEEQSEADGGSGPPTPGPTTTLGPKKEITDIAAAAESLQPKGYTLATTQVKTPIPLLLRGQLREYQHIGLDWLVTMYEKKLNGILADEMGLGKTIQTISLLAHLACEKGNWGPHLIIVPTSVMLNWEMELKRWCPSFKILTYYGAQKERKLKRQGWTKPNAFHVCITSYKLVLQDHQAFRRKNWRYLILDEAQNIKNFKSQRWQSLLNFNSQRRLLLTGTPLQNSLMELWSLMHFLMPHVFQSHREFKEWFSNPLTGMIEGSQEYNEGLVKRLHKVLRPFLLRRVKVDVEKQMPKKYEHVIRCRLSKRQRCLYDDFMAQTTTKETLATGHFMSVINILMQLRKVCNHPNLFDPRPVTSPFITPGICFSTASLVLRATDVHPLQRIDIGRFDLIGLEGRVSRYEADTFLPQHRLSRRVLLEVATAPDPPPRPKPVKMKVNRMLQPMPKQEGRTVVVVNSPRTPLGPVPVRPPPGPELSAQPTPGPTPPVLPAPLMVSASPSGPPLIPASRPPGPVLLPPLQPNGGPLPQVMPSPLGVLSGTSRPPTPTLSLKPAPPAPVRLSPAPPPGSSSLLKPLTVPPGYTFPSAAVTTTCTTTATAPTTAVPAPTPAPQRLILSPDMQARLPSGEVVSIGQLASLAQRPVASTGGSKPLTFQIQGNKLTLTGAQVRQLAVGQPRPLQMPPTMVNNTGVVKIVVRQAPRDGLTPVPPLAPAPRPPSSGLPAVLTPRPTLTPGRLPTPALGTARAPIATSTLVRPLLKLVHSPTPEVSASAPGAAPLTISSPLPVPSSLPGPASSPMPVPNSSPLASPVSSTVPVPVSSSLPISVCTTLPSPASAPLTIPISAPLPVSASGPALLTNVTPTLAAAPGPPSLAPVGTSPSASALTLGLATTPSLSPSQAPGHPLLLAPASSHVPGLNSAVAPACSPVLVPASALASPFPAASNQAPAQASLLAPAPTASQALATSLAPMVAPQTAILAPSPAPSLAPLPVLAPSLGPTPVLAPSQTSVPLLASSSTPGTPLASASSLVPAPAPVLVPSSAQTMVPAPVPSPLPSPASTQTLALPPALASTLGGSSPSQTLSLGTGNPQGSFPAQTLSLTPAASLVPAPAQTLSLAPGPPLCPSQTLSLAPAPPLAPVSPMGPAPAHTLTLATVSSSASLLAPASVQTLTLSPAPVPVPTLGPAAAQTLALAPASTQAPASQASSLVVSATGAAPLPVTMVSRLPVSKDEPETLTLRSGPPSPPSTATSFSGPRPRRQPPPPPRSPFYLDSLEEKRKQQRSERLERIFQLSEAHGALAPVYGTEVLDFCTLPQPVASPIGPRSPGPSHPTFWTYTEAARQAVLFPQQRLDQLSEIIERFIFVMPPVEAPPPSLHACHPPPWLAPRQAAFQEQLARELWPRARPLHRIVCNMRTQFPDLRLIQYDCGKLQTLAVLLRQLKAEGHRVLIFTQMTRMLDVLEQFLTYHGHLYLRLDGSTRVEQRQALMERFNADKRIFCFILSTRSGGVGVNLTGADTVVFYDSDWNPTMDAQAQDRCHRIGQTRDVHIYRLISERTVEENILKKANQKRMLGDMAIEGGNFTTAYFKQQTIRELFDMPLEEPSGSSIPSAPEDEEETVASKQTHILEQALCRAEDEEDIRAATQAKAEQVAELAEFNENDGFPAADGEEAGRPGAEDEEMSRAEQEIAALVEQLTPIERYAMKFLEASLEEVSREELKQAEEQVEAARKDLDQAKEEVFRLPQEEEEGPGAGDEVSCGTGGGSHRRSKKAKAPERPGTRVSERLRGARAETQGANHTPVTSTHHPRSTSTPPRCSPARDRVPRPAPRPRPTPASAPAAIPAPVPAPISAPIPISAPNPITMLPVHILPSPPLPSAQIPPSCSSACTPPPACTPPPAHTPPPAQTSLLTPSSPLLLGLPSVPISPPVTNLPLGMGPEAELCAQAMASTESLELADMASSETSPITLVPPKDLLPVAVEILPMSEKNLSLTSSAPSPNLAAGSVPNGQEQEVPEPAEATILSVLPDGEEVATCLSESNRLELPPSAASDELLQEPLEADKNSEELVEAQTPTSTPEKPQELVSAEAAAPSTSSSATSTPEGPSPARPPRRRTSADVEIRGQGAGRPGQPPGPKVLRKLPGRLVTVVEEKELVRRRRQQRGTASTLVPGVSETGASPGSPSTRSMSGPESSPPTSGPCEAAPPSTLPTPTQQPFIARRHIELGLTGGGSPENGEGALLAITPPAVKRRRGRPPKKNRSPADAGRGVDEAPSSTSKGKTSGADSVPGAETLIVAEPVLAPQLIPGPQPLGPQPVHRPEPVILSPVEKRRRGRPPKARDLPIPGTISSPGDGSLESRTQPLPIPPPLPPLPPLLACPTATVANTVTTLTISTSPPKRKRGRPPKNPPSPRPSQLPVLDRDSSPVLESCGLGKQRQPQGQGESEGSSSDEDGSRPLTRLARLRLEAEGMRGRKSEGSMVVAVIQDDLDLADSGPGGLELTPPVVSLAPKLRSTRLRPGSLVPPLETEKVPRKRAGAPVGCGPGLAKRSRLQPPSPLGPEGSVEESEAEASGEEEEGDGTPRRRPGPRRLGGATNQGDQRILRSSAPSHLAGPTISHRGRKAKT, encoded by the exons ATGCAGagcagcccctcccctgctcaCCCTCAGCTCCCAATCTTGCAAACACAG ATGGTGTCGGACGGCATGACAGGCAGcaatcctgtgtcccctgcctcatcCAGTTCCCCAGCCTCTAGTGGGGCAGGTGGCATCTCCCCCCAGCATATAGCTCAAGATTCCTCTTTGGATGGACCTCCAGGGCCCCCAGATGGTGCCACAGTGCCCCTGGAGGGGCTCAGCTTACCCCAGGCTGCTGACCTGGCTAACAAGGGCCCAAAGTGGGAGAAGAGCCATGCTGAGATCGCAGAGCAGGCCAAGCAT GAGGCTGAGATTGAGACTCGGATTGCTGAGCTGCGGAAGGAGGGTTTCTGGTCACTGAAGAGACTGCCTAAAGTGCCCGAGCCTCCCCGCCCCAAGGGCCACTGGGACTATCTGTGTGAGGAGATGCAGTGGCTCTCTGCCGACTTTGCTCAGGAGCGCCGTTGGAAACGGGGTGTGGCCCGTAAG GTGGTGCGAATGGTGATCCGGCACCACGAGGAGCAGCGGCAGAAAGAGGAACGGGCCCGGAGGGAGGAGCAGGCCAAGCTGCGCCGAATCGCCTCCACCATGGCCAAGGATGTTAGGCAGTTTTGGAGCAATGTGGAGAAG GTGGTGCAATTCAAACAACAGTCCCGGCTTGAGGAAAAGCGGAAAAAAGCCCTGGACCTGCACCTGGACTTCATCGTGGGGCAAACTGAAAAGTACTCAGACCTTCTGTCTCAGAGCCTCAACCAGCCACTAACCTCCAGCAAAGCTGGTTCCTCCCCTTGCCTTGGCTCTTCCTCAGCTGCCTCTAGTCCTCCACCCCCAGTTTCCCGGATGGATGATGAAG ATGGGGACTTCCAACcccaagaggaggaggaagaggatgatGAGGAGACGATTGAGGTTGAAGAACAACAGGAAGGCAATGATGCAGAGACCCAGAGGCGTGAGATTGAGCTACTTCGACGTGAGGGAGAACTGCCACTGGAAGAGCTGCTCCGTTCCCTCCCCCCTCAGCTGCTAGGAGGGCCTTCCAGCCCCTCAAGAACCCCCTCATCTCATGATAGTGACACCCGAGATGGGCCTGAAGAAGGTGGTGAAGAAGAGTCCTCTCAGGTGTTGAAG GTAAAGCCCCCACCCTCCTCTGTCACACAGCGCAACAAACAGCCTTGGCATCCAGATGAGGATGATGAAGAGTTTGCTGCCAATGAAGATGAAG CGGAGGATGAAGAGGATACCATAGCAGCTGAGGAGCAGTTGGAAGGGGAGGTGGATCATGCCATGGAGCTGAGCGAGTTGGCTCGAGAAG GTGAGCTGTCTGTGGAGGAGCTACTGCAGCAGTACGCAGGAGCCTATGCCTCTGATGCCTCTGCCCCAGGTTCTGGGAGTAGTGAAGAGGAAGATGAAGATGAAGTTGAGGCTAACAGCTCTGACTGTGAACCAGAGGGGGCCACAGAAGCTGAAGAGGCTACTCAAGAGGATAGTAGCAGTCAGTCAG ACTCTGCTGAGGAACAGAGTGAGGATGAGGAAGATGAGCactcagaagaggaagaaacaagcGGGAGTTCGGAATCGGAGGAATCTGAGTCTGAGGAATCTGAGGAGTCCCAGTCACAGAGCCAAGcagatgaggaagaggaggaagatgatgaCTTTGGGGTGGAGTACTTGCTTGCCAGGGACGAAGAGCAGAGTGAGGCAGATGGAGGCAGTggacctcccaccccagggcccacCACCACTCTAGGCCCTAAGAAAGAAATTACTGACATCGCTGCAGCAGCTGAAAGTCTCCAGCCCAAGGGTTATACCTTGGCCACTACCCAG GTGAAGACACCCATCCCCCTGCTCCTACGGGGCCAGCTCCGGGAGTACCAACACATTGGGCTGGACTGGCTGGTTACTATGTATGAGAAGAAGCTTAATGGCATTCTTGCTGATGAGATGGGGCTAGGCAAGACGATCCAGACCATTTCCCTGCTTGCCCACTTGGCCTGTGAGAAAG GTAACTGGGGTCCCCATTTGATCATTGTCCCCACCAGCGTGATGTTGAACTGGGAGATGGAGCTGAAACGTTGGTGCCCCAGCTTTAAAATCCTTACTTACTATGGAgcccagaaggagaggaagctCAAGCGGCAG GGCTGGACCAAGCCCAATGCCTTCcatgtgtgtatcacatcttacAAGCTGGTGCTGCAGGACCACCAGGCCTTCCGCCGCAAGAACTGGCGCTATCTCATTCTGGATGAGGCTCAGAACATCAAGAACTTCAAGTCTCAGCGCTGGCAGTCATTGCTCAACTTCAACAG CCAGAGACGCCTGCTCCTGACAGGAACACCCTTGCAGAACAGCCTCATGGAACTGTGGTCCTTGATGCACTTTTTGATGCCCCATGTCTTCCAGTCTCATCGCGAGTTCAAGGAATGGTTCTCTAATCCCCTAACTGGCATGATTGAGGGCAGCCAAGAGTACAATGAAGGTCTAGTCAAACGCCTTCACAAG GTTTTGCGGCCTTTTTTGCTGCGCCGAGTTAAGGTGGATGTTGAGAAGCAGATGCCCAAAAAATATGAGCATGTTATCCGCTGCCGGCTCTCCAAGCGCCAGCGCTGTCTCTATGATGACTTCATGGCACAGACCAC AACGAAGGAGACACTAGCCACGGGCCATTTCATGAGCGTCATCAACATTTTGATGCAGCTGCGAAAAGTCTGCAATCATCCAAACCTGTTTGACCCTCGACCCGTTACCTCCCCCTTCATCACTCCAGGCATCTGTTTCAGCACCGCCTCTCTGGTGCTAAGGGCCACTGATGTCCACCCTCTCCAG CGGATAGACATAGGTCGATTTGATCTCATTGGCCTGGAGGGTCGTGTCTCTAGATATGAGGCCGACACATTTCTACCCCAGCACCGCCTTTCCCGCCGGGTTCTGCTAGAGGTGGCTACTGCTCCggaccccccaccccggcccaagCCAGTCAAGATGAAGGTCAACAG GATGCTGCAGCCAATGCCCAAGCAAGAAGGCCGGACAGTGGTGGTGGTGAACAGTCCACGGACTCCCCTGGGCCCTGTCCCAGTCCGACCCCCTCCAGGCCCTGAGCTCTCAGCCCAGCCCACGCCTGGCCCAACCCCCCCAGTGCTGCCAGCACCACTGATGGTGTCGGCCTCGCCTTCTGGGCCCCCACTCATTCCGGCATCCCGGCCTCCTGGCCCTGTTCTTTTGCCCCCACTGCAGCCAAACGGTGGGCCTCTTCCCCAGG TGATGCCATCCCCTCTGGGGGTCTTGAGTGGGACCTCACGGCCTCCCACGCCAACCCTATCCTTGAAGCCAGCCCCACCTGCTCCTGTTCGCCTgagccctgccccgcccccaggctcCTCCAGCCTGTTGAAGCCCCTTACCGTGCCACCGGGCTATACCTTCCCTTCTGCTGCTGTCACCACCACCTGTACCACCACAGCCACGGCTCCCACCACGGCAGTGCCAGCTCCTACTCCTGCTCCACAGCGCCTCATCCTGTCTCCCGATATGCAAGCTCGCCTGCCCT CAGGTGAAGTGGTCAGCATCGGGCAGTTAGCCTCACTGGCACAGCGGCCAGTGGCTAGTACAGGGGGAAGCAAACCTCTCACCTTCCAAATCCAGGGCAACAAGCTGACTTTGACTGGTGCGCAGGTGCGCCAGCTTGCTGTGGGGCAGCCCCGCCCGCTGCAAA TGCCACCAACCATGGTGAATAATACAGGCGTGGTGAAGATTGTAGTGAGACAGGCCCCTCGGGATGGACTGACTCCTGTTCCTCCGTTGGCCCCAGCACCCCGGCCTCCGAGCTCTGGGCTTCCAGCTGTGTTGACTCCACGCCCCACATTAACCCCTGGCCGGCTACCCACACCTGCTCTGGGTACTGCCCGGGCTCCCATAGCCACATCCACTCTGGTGAGGCCACTTCTCAAGCTGGTCCACAGTCCTACGCCTGAAGTCAGTG CTTCAGCACCCGGAGCTGCTCCCTTGAccatctcttctcctctccccgtGCCATCCTCACTACCTGGGCCAGCCTCTTCTCCAATGCCAGTTCCCAACTCCTCTCCCCTTGCTAGTCCTGTGTCTTCTACAGTCCCAGTTCCAGTATCATCTTCACTCCCCATCTCTGTCTGCACAACGCTTCCGtccccagcctcagctccacTCACCATCCCCATCTCAGCCCCCTTGCCTGTTTCGGCTTCAGGCCCAGCTCTGTTGACTAATGTGACTCCAACACTGGCAGCGGCTCCTGGACCTCCCTCTTTGGCACCAGTTGGGACTTCTCCATCAGCGTCAGCCTTGACTCTAGGTTTGGCCACAACTCCATCCCTGTCCCCATCTCAGGCACCTGGTCACCCTCTGTTGTTGGCTCCAGCCTCTTCACATGTTCCAGGGTTGAACTCAGCCGTGGCCCCAGCATGTTCACCTGTCCTGGTGCCAGCTTCTGCTCTGGCCAGTCCTTTTCCGGCAGCATCAAATCAAGCTCCAGCTCAGGCTTCCCTTTTGGCTCCAGCACCTACTGCATCTCAGGCTCTAGCCACCTCTCTGGCTCCCATGGTGGCTCCACAGACAGCAATCCTGGCTCCTTCTCCAGCTCCTTCTCTGGCTCCTCTTCCAGTCCTGGCTCCATCACTAGGTCCTACTCCTGTACTGGCTCCATCGCAGACTTCGGTTCCACTTCTGGCTTCATCATCTACTCCAGGAACTCCTttagcctcagcttcctcactggTGCCAGCCCCAGCTCCTGTGTTGGTTCCATCATCAGCTCAAACTATGGTACCAGCCCCGGTTCCGTCACCTCTCCCGAGTCCGGCTTCTACGCAGACACTGGCTTTACCCCCAGCTTTAGCATCCACTCTTGGCGGATCGTCTCCATCTCAGACACTCTCTTTGGGAACTGGGAACCCCCAAGGTTCTTTTCCAGCTCAGACATTGTCATTGACTCCAGCAGCATCCCTAGTACCAGCTCCAGCCCAGACACTGTCTTTGGCACCGGGACCACCACTGTGTCCATCTCAGACGCTGTCTTTGGCTCCAGCACCCCCTCTGGCTCCAGTTTCTCCAATGGGCCCGGCCCCAGCTCACACACTGACTTTGGCTACGGTGTCGTCATCTGCTTCACTCCTGGCCCCAGCTTCAGTGCAAACACTGACCTTGAGCCCTGCCCCAGTGCCGGTGCCCACCTTGGGCCCAgcggcagctcagactctggcaCTGGCCCCAGCCTCAACACAGGCCCCAGCTTCCCAGGCATCTTCCCTCGTGGTTTCGGCAACCGGTGCCGCTCCCTTGCCTGTCACCATGGTATCCCGGCTGCCTGTTTCCAAGGATGAGCCTGAGACACTGACATTACGCTCTGgtccccccagccctccctccactGCTACCTCGTTCAGTGGTCCCCGACCTCGACGCCAGCCCCCACCACCACCTCGTTCCCCTTTCTATCTG GACTCTCTGGAGGAAAAGCGGAAGCAGCAGCGGTCTGAACGCCTGGAACGGATTTTCCAACTTAGTGAGGCTCATGGGGCCCTGGCACCCGTGTATGGGACTGAAGTCTTGGATTTCTGTACCCTGCCCCAACCTGTTGCCAGCCCCATCGGCCCTCGTTCTCCTGGCCCCAGCCACCCCACCTTTTGGACTTATACCGAGGCTGCCCGCCAGGCTGTACTGTTTCCCCAGCAACGACTAGACCAGCTGTCAGAAATCATTGAGAG GTTCATCTTTGTCATGCCTCCTGTGGAGGCACCTCCCCCTTCCTTGCACGCCTGCCACCCACCTCCTTGGCTGGCCCCTCGTCAGGCAGCCTTCCAGGAGCAATTGGCTCGTGAGCTCTGGCCCCGGGCTCGTCCTTTGCACCGTATTGTGTGTAACATGCGTACCCAGTTTCCTGACCTGAGGCTTATCCAGTATGATTGCG GAAAGTTGCAAACGTTGGCAGTGCTGTTGCGACAGCTCAAGGCGGAGGGCCACCGGGTGCTCATATTCACCCAGATGACCCGAATGCTGGATGTGTTGGAGCAGTTTCTCACCTACCATGGCCACCTCTACTTGCGTCTGGATGGGTCTACTAGAGTTGAACAGAGACAG gCCTTGATGGAACGATTCAATGCAGACAAACGCATATTCTGCTTCATCCTTTCAACTCGGAGTGGGGGTGTGGGCGTGAACCTGACGGGGGCAGACACTGTTGTTTTTTATGACAGCGACTGGAATCCTACCATGGATGCTCAGGCCCAGGATCGCTGTCACCGAATTGGCCAGACCCGAGATGTCCACATATATAG GCTTATCAGTGAACGGACAGTGGAAGAGAACATCCTAAAAAAGGCAAACCAGAAGAGAATGTTGGGAGACATGGCAATTGAGGGAGGCAACTTCACCACAGCCTATTTTAAACAG CAGACCATCCGAGAGCTGTTTGATATGCCTCTGGAGGAACCATCTGGCTCATCTATACCCTCTGCCCCTGAAGATGAGGAAGAGACTGTGGCCAGCAAGCAGACCCATATCCTGGAGCAG GCATTGTGTCGGGCAGAGGATGAAGAGGATATCCGTGCGGCCACCCAGGCCAAGGCTGAACAGGTGGCTGAGCTTGCAGAATTCAATGAGAATGATGGGTTTCCTGCTGCTGACGGAGAGGAGGCTGGTCGGCCTGGGGCTGAAGATGAGGAGATGTCCCGGGCTGAGCAGGAAATTGCTGCCCTTGTAGAACAG CTGACCCCCATTGAGCGCTATGCCATGAAATTCCTGGAAGCCTCACTGGAGGAGGTGAGCCGAGAGGAGCTCAAGCAGGCAGAA GAGCAAGTGGAAGCTGCCCGCAAGGACCTGGACCAAGCGAAGGAGGAGGTGTTCCGCCTaccccaggaggaggaggaggggccaggggctggggatgagGTTTCCTGTGGGACTGGTGGAGGCAGCCACCGGCGCAGTAAGAAGGCCAAGGCCCCCGAAAGGCCAGGGACTCGCGTCAGTGAGCGTCTTCGTGGAGCCCGGGCTGAAACTCAAGGGGCAAACCACACTCCTGTCACATCCACGCATCACCCCCGCAGCACCTCCACACCCCCCCGCTGCAGCCCTGCCAGGGACCGAGTTCCCCGGCCAGCGCCTAGGCCTCGACCCACTCCAGCTTCAGCTCCTGCTGCAATTCCTGCCCCAGTCCCTGCCCCAATCTCTGCCCCAATCCCCATTTCAGCCCCAAATCCAATAACCATGCTTCCTGTCCATATCTTGccttctccccctcttccttctgCACAGATTCCTCCTTCTTGTTCTTCTGCCTGTACCCCTCCTCCTGCCTGTACCCCTCCACCAGCTCataccccacctccagcccaaaCTTCTCTCTTaactccttcctcccctctcttgCTTGGTCTACCTTCTGTGCCCATTTCCCCACCAGTCACCAACCTCCCCTTGGGCATGGGGCCTGAGGCAGAGCTGTGTGCACAAGCAATGGCATCTACTGAGTCCCTGGAGCTGGCTGATATGGCCAGTTCCGAGACTTCCCCAATTACTCTTGTGCCCCCTAAGGATCTGTTGCCAGTTGCTGTTGAGATCCTGCCTATGTCAGAGAAGAACCTTTCTCTCACCTCTTCTGCACCTAGCCCAAACCTGGCAGCTGGCAGCGTCCCCAACGGTCAAGAGCAGGAGGTGCCCGAGCCTGCTGAGGCGACCATCCTCTCAGTGCTGCCTGATGGTGAGGAAGTGGCCACGTGTCTGAGTGAGAGCAATAGGCTGGAGCTCCCACCCTCAGCAGCATCTGATGAGCTACTTCAGGAGCCACTGGAGGCTGACAAGAACTCAGAAGAGCTGGTGGAAGCCCAGACCCCAACGTCTACCCCAGAGAAACCACAGGAACTTGTTTCAGCTGAGGCCGCAGCCCCGTCAACCTCATCCTCGGCCACCTCCACACCTGAGGGTCCTTCGCCTGCCCGGCCCCCTCGGCGTCGCACCAGTGCCGATGTAGAAATTAGGGGTCAGGGGGCTGGTCGGCCAGGGCAGCCTCCAGGTCCCAAAGTGCTTCGCAAGCTGCCAGGACGGCTAGTGACTGTGGTAGAGGAAAAGGAACTGGTGAGGCGGCGGCGACAGCAGCGGGGAACTGCCAGCACCCTAGTGCCTGGGGTCTCTGAGACTGGTGCCAGCCCGGGAAGCCCATCTACCCGCAGCATGTCGGGGCCAGAATCCTCACCTCCCACCAGTGGTCCCTGTGAAGCTGCTCCCCCATCCACACTGCCCACCCCAACCCAGCAGCCCTTCATAGCTCGCCGTCACATTGAGCTGGGGCTGACTGGTGGGGGCAGCCCAGAAAATGGAGAAGGGGCACTACTTGCCATCACCCCTCCTGCTGTGAAACGTCGCAGGGGGAGGCCCCCCAAGAAGAACAGGTCTCCAGCAGATGCTGGGCGAGGGGTGGATGAGGCACCTTCATCCACCTCTAAGGGAAAAACCAGTGGGGCTGACTCAGTCCCTGGGGCTGAGACCCTTATTGTTGCGGAGCCTGTCCTGGCACCCCAGCTTATTCCTGGGCCCCAGCCTCTTGGACCCCAGCCAGTTCATAGACCCGAGCCTGTCATCCTATCACCTGTGGAGAAAAGAAGGCGTGGGCGGCCCCCTAAGGCCCGAGATTTGCCCATTCCTGGGACCATTTCCTCTCCAGGGGATGGCAGCTTAGAGAGCCGGACACAGCCACTCCCGATACCGCCACCCCTGCCACCGCTCCCACCACTCCTAGCCTGTCCCACTGCTACTGTCGCCAACACTGTCACCACTCTCACCATTTCAACATCCCCACCCAAGCGGAAGCGGGGCCGACCTCCCAAGAATCCACCGTCACCTCGGCCCAGCCAGCTCCCTGTCTTGGACCGCGACAGCTCTCCTGTCCTTGAGAGCTGTGGATTGGGGAAGCAGCGGCAACCCCAGGGCCAGGGGGAGAGTGAGGGTAGTTCATCTGATGAGGATGGAAGCCGCCCCCTCACCCGCCTGGCCCGCTTACGTCTTGAAGCAGAAGGAATGAGGGGACGAAAGAGTGAAGGGTCCATGGTAGTGGCTGTAATTCAGGATGATCTGGATTTAGCGGATAGTGGGCCAGGCGGGTTAGAATTGACACCTCCCGTGGTCTCATTGGCTCCAAAACTGCGTTCGACCCGGCTGCGTCCAGGGTCTCTAGTGCCCCCACTAGAGACTGAGAAGGTGCCTCGCAAACGGGCAGGGGCCCCAGTTGGCTGTGGTCCTGGGCTGGCAAAGCGGAGCCGCCTGCAGCCCCCAAGTCCCCTGGGGCCTGAGGGTTCAGTAGAGGAGTCTGAGGCTGAAGCCTCAggtgaggaggaggaaggggatggGACCCCACGGCGCCGGCCTGGCCCCCGCCGGCTTGGTGGGGCCACCAACCAAGGGGACCAGCGTATCTTGCGCAGCAGCGCCCCTTCCCACTTGGCTGGCCCTACCATTAGTCACAGAGGCCGTAAAGCCAAGACGTGA